From one Henriciella marina DSM 19595 genomic stretch:
- the pyk gene encoding pyruvate kinase, with translation MRFAAPDLEDFTMTLPRLRGRNAKILATIGPKSSSPKSIRLLAEAGADLFRLNFSHGDHETHAATFHAIRATEAAMGRPLAILADLQGPKIRVGAFPGGELKLSYGQNYKLIGDETTDQKDTIPVPHPEILTELEEGDEILCDDGKVLLTVSEAGDHPRVTPAFHATLSDRKGFTVRGKTLPLKAMTDKDREDLAFALDLGVDLVALSFVQSVEDVKEAKAAIGARAPLISKIEKPGALDDLDAIIRASDGVMIARGDLGVEFPLEQVPIIQRRIVREAREVGRPVIVATQMLESMIENAAPTRAEAGDVATAIYQGVDAVMLSAETAVGRHPPTAVAIMDRIIKATEEAADYRDSLRQFMGDRDDERVIDIVARAAQSLAFAVKAEALALRTGSARRLAQFAKHRGRYFILYGSADDARLRRAQLLWGVHPIHVKNIEENDWPRTLMDAAGLEGAVAYAAWKGGGDDTAWEMGIRR, from the coding sequence ATGCGATTTGCCGCGCCCGATCTGGAAGACTTCACCATGACACTCCCCCGCCTGCGCGGGCGGAATGCGAAAATTCTGGCGACGATCGGTCCAAAAAGCTCCAGCCCGAAATCGATCCGCCTCCTCGCCGAAGCCGGCGCCGATCTCTTCCGCCTGAATTTCAGCCATGGAGATCATGAGACCCACGCCGCGACTTTCCATGCCATCAGGGCCACAGAAGCAGCGATGGGCCGACCGCTCGCAATCCTTGCAGACCTGCAGGGCCCGAAAATTCGCGTTGGCGCGTTTCCGGGCGGCGAACTGAAGCTCTCTTATGGTCAGAACTACAAGCTTATCGGCGATGAAACGACCGACCAGAAGGACACCATTCCTGTCCCCCATCCGGAAATCCTCACCGAACTGGAAGAAGGTGACGAGATCCTATGCGACGACGGCAAGGTTCTTCTCACCGTCAGCGAGGCAGGAGACCACCCACGCGTCACGCCCGCCTTTCACGCGACGCTTTCTGACCGCAAGGGCTTCACCGTTCGCGGCAAGACCCTGCCGCTGAAAGCCATGACCGACAAGGACCGCGAAGACCTCGCCTTCGCGCTCGATCTTGGCGTCGATCTGGTCGCGCTGAGCTTCGTTCAGTCCGTAGAGGATGTGAAAGAGGCGAAGGCCGCGATCGGCGCACGCGCACCGCTTATTTCCAAGATCGAAAAACCCGGCGCCCTCGATGATCTCGACGCGATCATCCGCGCTTCGGACGGCGTCATGATTGCGCGCGGCGACCTTGGCGTCGAATTCCCGCTCGAACAGGTCCCGATCATCCAGCGGCGCATCGTCCGCGAGGCGCGGGAGGTGGGCCGCCCCGTCATTGTCGCGACGCAGATGCTGGAATCGATGATCGAGAACGCCGCCCCGACACGCGCAGAGGCAGGCGATGTCGCGACCGCCATCTATCAGGGTGTCGATGCCGTCATGCTGTCCGCCGAAACCGCCGTCGGCCGCCATCCGCCCACCGCCGTCGCCATCATGGACCGGATCATAAAGGCGACAGAGGAAGCGGCCGATTATCGCGACTCTCTGCGCCAGTTCATGGGCGACCGCGATGATGAGCGCGTCATCGACATTGTCGCCCGCGCCGCCCAGTCTCTTGCCTTCGCGGTCAAGGCCGAGGCGCTCGCGCTCCGCACAGGCTCTGCCCGCCGCCTGGCACAGTTTGCCAAGCATCGCGGGCGCTATTTCATTCTCTACGGCTCAGCGGACGACGCGCGCCTTCGCCGCGCCCAGCTCCTCTGGGGCGTGCATCCCATCCATGTCAAAAACATCGAGGAAAACGACTGGCCGCGCACCCTGATGGATGCGGCAGGTCTCGAAGGCGCTGTGGCCTACGCCGCCTGGAAAGGC
- a CDS encoding HNH endonuclease, translated as MPEVLTNPPNGRPALVLNADFRPLSYYPLSLWPWQDVVKAVFLDRVDIIAEYDTVVRSPSFEMRLPSVIALREFVRQDRSPAFTRFNVFLRDSFQCVYCGAGNELTFDHVVPRSRGGRTSWTNIVAACSPCNLKKGGRMPKDAGMVPHRKPVRPTNYQLQEIGRRFPPNHLHATWMDYLYWDVELEA; from the coding sequence GTGCCTGAAGTCCTGACGAACCCACCAAATGGGCGGCCCGCTCTTGTATTGAACGCCGACTTCCGGCCACTTTCCTATTATCCGCTCTCGCTCTGGCCCTGGCAGGATGTGGTAAAGGCGGTCTTCCTCGATCGCGTGGATATCATCGCCGAATACGACACCGTGGTGCGCAGCCCGAGCTTCGAGATGCGCCTGCCGTCAGTTATCGCGCTGCGCGAATTCGTCCGCCAGGACCGCTCACCCGCCTTTACCCGGTTCAACGTTTTTCTGCGCGACAGCTTCCAGTGCGTCTATTGCGGCGCTGGCAATGAGCTGACCTTTGATCACGTCGTCCCGCGATCGCGCGGTGGCCGGACCAGCTGGACAAACATCGTCGCCGCCTGCTCGCCCTGCAATCTGAAAAAGGGCGGCCGCATGCCCAAGGATGCGGGCATGGTGCCGCATCGAAAACCTGTCCGCCCCACGAACTACCAGCTTCAGGAAATCGGCCGTCGTTTCCCGCCAAACCATCTTCACGCCACCTGGATGGATTACCTTTACTGGGATGTCGAACTCGAAGCCTGA
- a CDS encoding DNA-3-methyladenine glycosylase family protein, protein MTKPSDATLKEACDTLMARDPAFKAAFAVTGLPDWRYSPPGYHTIARMIAFQQITTKAAASIWGRVEAELGDITPASMLAASEDTLRGCGLSRPKIRHLKSIAEAVQTGTLDLERVYHADIDEARTELLAVKGIGPWTADLFLLYCGRLDAFPIADVGLMEAYRQLSGHEDRYASKAFTELAESWRPWRGVAAHLLWGWINAARAKAYSASGGGDA, encoded by the coding sequence ATGACAAAACCGAGCGATGCCACCCTCAAAGAGGCCTGCGACACGCTGATGGCACGGGACCCGGCCTTCAAGGCGGCCTTCGCGGTGACCGGCCTGCCCGACTGGCGCTACAGCCCGCCCGGCTACCACACCATTGCCCGCATGATTGCTTTCCAGCAGATCACGACAAAGGCAGCCGCCTCCATCTGGGGGCGTGTCGAGGCGGAGCTTGGAGACATCACGCCCGCCTCCATGCTGGCCGCCAGTGAAGACACGCTGCGCGGCTGCGGTCTCTCGCGCCCGAAGATCCGGCATCTCAAATCCATTGCTGAAGCGGTCCAGACAGGCACGCTGGACCTTGAACGTGTCTACCATGCCGACATCGATGAGGCGCGCACCGAACTCCTCGCCGTCAAAGGCATCGGTCCATGGACCGCCGACCTCTTCCTTCTCTATTGCGGCCGGCTCGATGCGTTTCCGATCGCAGATGTCGGCCTGATGGAGGCCTACCGCCAGCTCAGCGGCCACGAGGACCGCTACGCCTCAAAGGCCTTCACCGAACTTGCCGAATCATGGCGGCCGTGGCGCGGCGTCGCCGCCCATCTTCTCTGGGGCTGGATCAATGCCGCGCGCGCAAAAGCCTATTCAGCAAGCGGCGGCGGGGACGCATGA
- a CDS encoding HD domain-containing protein, with protein sequence MADGHGAGGQAQFREMMEGTKEDWEIISEHSRIFNKGLAKRVLDHLRLLDGDYGGFPVDRLEHSLQTATRAHRDGRDEEYVVCALLHDIGDTLGSMNHPDVAAAILKPFVSEENLWMVANHGVFQGYYFFEHLGLDKNMRDQFRDNPHFQRCAEFCHKYDQAAFDPEYESETLDFFEPMVERVFSKPKNSIYLRKKAEAEGASA encoded by the coding sequence ATGGCAGACGGACACGGCGCGGGCGGACAGGCCCAGTTTCGCGAAATGATGGAAGGCACGAAGGAAGACTGGGAGATCATCTCCGAGCATTCGCGTATCTTCAACAAGGGCCTCGCCAAGCGCGTTCTCGACCATCTCCGCCTGCTCGACGGTGACTATGGCGGCTTCCCGGTCGACCGGCTGGAGCATTCACTGCAGACCGCGACCCGAGCCCACCGCGATGGGCGGGATGAGGAATATGTCGTCTGCGCCCTGCTCCATGATATCGGCGATACGCTGGGCAGCATGAACCACCCGGACGTGGCGGCTGCGATCCTCAAACCCTTCGTGTCAGAAGAAAACCTCTGGATGGTCGCCAATCACGGTGTTTTCCAGGGCTATTACTTCTTCGAGCATCTCGGTCTGGACAAGAATATGCGCGACCAGTTCCGGGACAACCCGCACTTCCAGCGCTGCGCCGAGTTCTGCCACAAATATGATCAGGCCGCGTTTGATCCCGAATACGAGAGTGAGACGCTCGACTTCTTTGAGCCGATGGTTGAGCGCGTCTTCTCCAAGCCAAAAAACTCGATCTATCTGCGCAAGAAGGCAGAAGCCGAGGGGGCCAGCGCCTGA
- a CDS encoding lysophospholipid acyltransferase family protein — translation MNTIRSIFFVIWLYGGMAVVAISCLPTLLLPRRIAMTAIRYYAQYIRVGLRLICGIRVELRGREHIQPGAALIAGKHQSMLDIFIPFILFSDPAIILKRELLWYPGLGWYALKAKMIPIDRAGTTRTLKKMMREAKARRDKDRQIVIYPEGTRQPAGATLDYKSAGITALYSQLGVPVVPLATNSGLCWKPRGMVRRSGLVVYEVLPPVPAGLGRKDMFARMKDELEAASDRLLDEGLAAQRRTRADLKPSDPV, via the coding sequence TTGAACACAATCCGCTCGATCTTCTTCGTGATCTGGCTCTATGGCGGCATGGCCGTGGTTGCCATTTCCTGCCTGCCGACCCTGCTCCTGCCGCGGCGCATCGCCATGACGGCCATCCGCTACTACGCGCAGTACATACGGGTCGGGCTGCGCCTTATCTGTGGGATCCGGGTTGAGTTGCGAGGCCGCGAGCACATCCAGCCGGGCGCTGCTCTCATCGCCGGAAAGCACCAGTCCATGCTGGACATCTTCATCCCCTTCATTCTCTTCTCCGACCCTGCAATCATCCTCAAGCGCGAACTTCTCTGGTATCCGGGGCTCGGCTGGTACGCGCTGAAAGCGAAGATGATCCCCATCGACCGGGCAGGCACCACGAGGACACTGAAAAAAATGATGCGCGAGGCCAAGGCCCGCCGCGACAAAGACCGTCAGATCGTCATCTATCCGGAAGGCACGCGCCAACCCGCCGGCGCCACGCTCGACTACAAATCAGCCGGCATCACCGCGCTCTACAGCCAGCTCGGCGTGCCGGTCGTGCCGCTGGCCACCAATTCCGGCCTGTGCTGGAAGCCGCGCGGCATGGTTCGGCGCTCAGGTCTCGTCGTCTATGAAGTCCTGCCCCCGGTCCCTGCCGGCCTTGGCCGCAAGGATATGTTCGCCCGCATGAAGGATGAGCTTGAGGCCGCCTCGGACCGTCTGCTCGATGAAGGTCTCGCCGCGCAGCGTCGCACCCGCGCTGATCTCAAACCAAGCGACCCGGTATAG
- a CDS encoding cell division protein FtsX, which produces MTLRMNPLLPESDAREAALFFVVAALCFLAVLATLTARGTYTAAEAWTAQVEGEMTVRVSDTDRRGAEAAATLIADLPDVDRAHVLTEDELDDLLSPSFGPGGIPDGIPLPLLIAVDTSGDAIALADLINERLAAAGIEGRAEAHSAYAAEVRRALATLRVAAIGMVLLLTMTAISVIAFATHAALLARKDIVDVLHLAGAEDRFIARLFERRFWLLGLKAGAAGSLAALAVTAMIVFSAQSSSVPSELLPKLSLDYWDITILAVAPIAGALAARIAARLTVRHSLRSSL; this is translated from the coding sequence ATGACGCTCCGGATGAATCCCCTCCTGCCCGAAAGCGATGCGCGCGAAGCTGCGCTCTTTTTCGTGGTGGCGGCGCTCTGCTTTCTGGCCGTGCTCGCCACGCTGACCGCACGCGGGACCTATACGGCCGCAGAAGCCTGGACCGCGCAGGTCGAAGGAGAAATGACGGTACGTGTCAGCGACACCGACAGGCGCGGCGCCGAAGCGGCCGCCACACTCATCGCTGACCTGCCGGATGTCGATCGCGCGCACGTCCTGACCGAAGATGAGCTTGATGACCTCCTTTCGCCGAGTTTCGGCCCGGGCGGCATACCTGACGGTATTCCGCTGCCCCTCCTCATTGCCGTGGACACGTCCGGCGACGCGATTGCGCTGGCTGATCTGATTAACGAAAGGCTGGCCGCCGCGGGCATAGAGGGCCGCGCCGAAGCCCACTCGGCCTATGCCGCTGAGGTCCGCCGCGCCCTTGCCACGCTGCGGGTCGCCGCCATCGGCATGGTGCTCCTGCTCACCATGACCGCGATCTCCGTTATCGCCTTTGCCACACATGCTGCGCTTCTGGCCCGCAAGGACATTGTCGACGTCCTGCATCTCGCGGGCGCAGAGGACCGGTTCATTGCGCGCCTTTTTGAGCGCCGGTTCTGGCTGCTCGGGCTTAAGGCTGGCGCGGCAGGCTCGCTCGCCGCGCTCGCGGTCACCGCGATGATTGTCTTTTCAGCTCAAAGCTCAAGCGTGCCTAGCGAGCTTCTGCCCAAGCTCTCGCTCGATTATTGGGACATCACCATCCTCGCCGTCGCGCCCATTGCTGGCGCGCTGGCCGCCCGAATCGCGGCCCGCCTGACGGTCCGCCATTCGCTGAGGAGTTCGCTTTGA
- the ftsE gene encoding cell division ATP-binding protein FtsE codes for MTRAAPPLTGETAVELNGVTLRYDTADDILTDIDTRLKPGTFTFLTGPSGAGKSSLLKLLYLAHAPTSGEVRLFGQRTSDLSRKQLSAIRRRIGVVFQDFRLLDHLTAFENVALPLRVSGEKPEDYTDEVVDLVRWVGLGERIHAFPPALSGGEQQRLAIARALINKPDLLIADEPTGNVDPDMARRIFRLFIELNRRLNTTVIIATHDMHIIREFNSPVLKLQDGLLFADTAYEKA; via the coding sequence ATGACACGTGCGGCACCGCCTCTGACCGGTGAAACGGCCGTCGAGCTGAATGGCGTTACCCTGCGCTATGATACAGCTGACGACATCCTGACCGATATCGATACTCGTCTGAAGCCCGGCACCTTCACCTTTCTGACGGGCCCATCGGGCGCGGGCAAATCCTCATTGCTGAAACTGCTCTATCTCGCTCATGCGCCGACGTCGGGAGAAGTCCGTCTCTTCGGCCAGCGCACCTCTGACCTCTCCCGCAAACAGCTATCGGCCATCCGCCGGCGCATCGGAGTCGTCTTTCAGGATTTCCGGCTGCTCGATCATCTGACCGCCTTCGAGAACGTCGCCCTGCCTCTCCGGGTCAGCGGCGAAAAGCCCGAAGACTATACCGATGAGGTGGTCGACCTTGTCCGGTGGGTCGGTCTGGGAGAGCGCATCCACGCTTTCCCGCCTGCGCTGTCCGGGGGCGAGCAGCAACGCCTTGCCATCGCCCGCGCACTGATCAACAAGCCGGACCTCCTCATCGCCGACGAACCGACAGGCAACGTCGATCCGGACATGGCGCGTCGTATCTTCCGCCTTTTCATCGAGCTTAATCGCCGCCTCAACACCACCGTGATCATCGCCACCCACGACATGCACATCATCCGCGAGTTCAATTCGCCCGTGCTCAAGCTTCAGGACGGGCTGCTCTTTGCAGACACCGCCTATGAGAAGGCATGA
- a CDS encoding MJ0042-type zinc finger domain-containing protein translates to MILTCPNCETQYFAQDSTIGESGRTVKCAACEHSWFVGQAEEAAMGGLRAGGAHEAYRKRVRARREKASRTIAMISWAAAACLLVAVFGGAIIMRNQVVEAWPQSASAFSALGLKVNRFGMEFANENAERYLNGTVPVLEITGEVRNFTRKVRTAPLVEVRLMDDEGIPIATYYADVAPGEIGAGETGAFVKRIEDPPFEAFELELGLASGREVPEGEVQAIAETRAEERQ, encoded by the coding sequence ATGATTCTCACCTGTCCGAATTGCGAGACCCAGTATTTCGCTCAAGACTCAACGATCGGTGAGTCCGGGCGGACGGTGAAATGCGCCGCCTGTGAGCATTCCTGGTTCGTCGGTCAGGCCGAGGAGGCCGCGATGGGCGGGCTGCGGGCGGGCGGGGCCCATGAAGCCTATCGCAAGCGGGTGCGCGCGCGCCGCGAAAAAGCCAGCCGGACAATCGCCATGATCAGCTGGGCGGCGGCGGCCTGCCTTCTGGTCGCTGTATTTGGCGGCGCCATCATCATGCGCAATCAGGTAGTGGAGGCCTGGCCCCAGTCAGCGTCTGCCTTCAGCGCACTTGGCCTCAAGGTGAACCGCTTCGGCATGGAGTTCGCCAATGAGAATGCCGAGCGGTATCTGAATGGAACCGTGCCTGTGCTGGAGATCACCGGAGAGGTGCGAAACTTCACCCGTAAAGTGCGAACGGCCCCGCTGGTCGAGGTGCGCCTTATGGATGATGAGGGTATCCCCATTGCGACTTATTATGCTGACGTGGCCCCGGGAGAGATCGGCGCTGGCGAGACCGGCGCATTCGTCAAACGGATCGAAGACCCGCCTTTCGAGGCGTTCGAGCTGGAGCTTGGACTTGCAAGTGGGCGTGAGGTGCCAGAAGGCGAGGTTCAGGCCATCGCTGAGACCCGCGCCGAGGAGAGACAATGA
- a CDS encoding phosphoribosyltransferase — MTHARQDIDVVLGEAELMEMVDRLAETLAPRLTGDWSAINILIGATPFTSDLMKALARRGIHPVLDALWLESYRDARESSGRVNVRADITRPVTGRGVLLIDDVFDTGRTLSFARKHLLTKGAREVITVALARKPSAPAGADDVDFHAFDAPERFLVGYGMDDAGLYRGLPYIGALD; from the coding sequence ATGACCCACGCCAGACAGGATATCGACGTCGTCCTTGGCGAAGCCGAGCTCATGGAGATGGTCGACCGGCTGGCCGAGACGCTGGCGCCGCGTCTGACGGGGGACTGGTCTGCGATCAACATCCTGATCGGGGCGACACCCTTTACCAGCGATCTCATGAAAGCTCTGGCACGCCGGGGCATTCATCCGGTCCTTGATGCGCTGTGGCTGGAGAGCTACCGCGATGCGCGCGAAAGCTCGGGCCGCGTCAATGTGCGCGCCGACATTACGCGGCCTGTCACGGGGCGCGGCGTCCTCCTGATTGATGATGTCTTCGATACAGGCCGCACGCTGTCCTTTGCGCGCAAGCATCTTCTGACCAAGGGCGCGCGGGAGGTGATTACAGTGGCCCTCGCACGCAAGCCATCGGCGCCGGCCGGGGCGGATGATGTCGACTTTCACGCCTTCGATGCGCCGGAGCGGTTTCTTGTCGGCTATGGCATGGACGATGCCGGCCTCTATCGCGGCCTGCCCTATATCGGCGCGCTCGACTGA